The Acidimicrobiales bacterium genomic interval GAAGTCGTAGGCCCCGCCCACCGCCCGGTACACCACGGCCAGGGTGAGCACCGTCACCCCGATCGCGATCACGACGCGGCGGGGGCGCGTCAGGTGACTCATCCGACGATCCTCGCGGTGCCCTGGCCGCCGAAGAAGATGAGCGAGCCGAGCAGGTTGAGCAGCACGATGACGATGATCGACGAGCGGATGGCCTTGCCCGCGGCCACACCGACGCCCGCCGGTCCTCCCGTGGCGTAGTAGCCGTAGTAGCAGTGGATGAGCACCACCGCCACCACGAAGAAGAAGGCCTTGATGAACGAGAAGAACAGGTCCTGGGGCGGGAGGAACAAGTTGAAGTAGTGCTGGTAGACGCCGCCCGACAGCGTGAAGAACTTGGTGACGATGAGCTGGCTGGCCAGGTAGCTGGCGAAGAGAGCCGCCAGGTAGATGGGGATGAGGGCGATCAGGGCCGCCCACAGTCGCGTCCCCACGAGGTACACGAAGCTGTCGACGCCCATGACCTCGAGGGCATCGATCTCCTCTGACACGCGCATGGCGCCGAGCGACGCGGTATAGCCCGCGCCGACCTGGGCGGCCATGGCGATGCCGGCCACGAGCGGCGTGATCTCCCGGGTGTTGGCCAGCGAGGAGATGATGCCCGTGAAGGCCTGGGCACCGACCTGCTGGAGCCCCTTGAACCCCTCCAGTCCGACCTCGGTGCCGGTGAAGAACGTGTTGGCGAACACGACGAAGAACATGCCGCCACCAACGACGAGCGCTCCCGCGCCGATCGCCACGTCGGACACGAGCGCCACGATCTCGTTCCGGTGGCGCGCCGCCTCCGGCAGACCCCGGAGCACCCGGGCGTAGAACGCCAGCTGGTCGAAGAGGCCCTCGGCCAGCGTGCTGGCACTGCGGAACGGTCGGCTCGCCGGGCGGACGACGCGGTCGATGACGGGTGTGGCCACCTCAGATGCCCTTCTGGGGGACGAAGTTGAAGTAGATGACCGTGCCCACGAAGTTCACGAAGAACAGCAGGATGAAGGTGATCACGACCGCCTGGTTCACGGCGTCGCCGACGCCCTTGGCGCCACCTTTCACCGTCATCCCCTTGTAGCAGGCGACCATGGCGGAGATGAAGCCGAAGGCGATCACCTTCACGACCGCGGTCTGCAGGTCGGCGAGCTGGCTCAGCTCGTTGAAACCG includes:
- a CDS encoding ABC transporter permease, which produces MATPVIDRVVRPASRPFRSASTLAEGLFDQLAFYARVLRGLPEAARHRNEIVALVSDVAIGAGALVVGGGMFFVVFANTFFTGTEVGLEGFKGLQQVGAQAFTGIISSLANTREITPLVAGIAMAAQVGAGYTASLGAMRVSEEIDALEVMGVDSFVYLVGTRLWAALIALIPIYLAALFASYLASQLIVTKFFTLSGGVYQHYFNLFLPPQDLFFSFIKAFFFVVAVVLIHCYYGYYATGGPAGVGVAAGKAIRSSIIVIVLLNLLGSLIFFGGQGTARIVG